The sequence aagacctaaacataaagactaaaatgataaagatcatggaagaaaaaatagggacaaccttaggagccctaatacaaggcataaacagaatacaaaacattaccaaaaatgatgaagagaaaccagataactgggagctcctaaaaatcaaacacctacgctcatctaaagacttcaccaaaagagtaaaaagattacctacagactgggaaagaattttcagctatgacatctcagaccagcgcctgatctctaaaatctatatgattctgtcaaaactcaaccacaaaaagacaaacaacccaatcaagaagtgggcaaaggatatgaacatgcacttcactaaagaagatattcgggcagctgacagatacatgagaaaatgctctcgatcattagccattagagaaacgcaaattaaaactacgatgagattccatctcactccaacaagtctggcattaatccaaaaaacagaaaataataaatgttagagaggctgcggagagattggaactcttatacactgctggtgggaatgtaaaatggtacaaccactttggaaatctatctaacgttatcttaaacagttagaaatagaactaccatacaacccagaaatcccactcctcggaatataccctagagaaataagagccttcacacaaacagatatatgcacacccatgtttattgcagctctgtttacaatagcaaaaagctggaagcaaccaaggtgtccatcaacggatgaatgggtaaataaattgtggtatattcacacaatggaatactatgcatcgataaagaacagtgaggaatctgtgaaacatttcataacgtggaggaacctggaaggcattatgctgagcgaaatgagtcagaggcaaaaggacaaatattgtataagaccactattataagatcttgaaaaatagtataaacagagaagaacacatacttgtgtggttacaaggggaggagggagggaaggagggagagagttttttactgattaattagtagataagaactgctttaggtgaagggaaggacaatactcaatacatggaaggtcagctcaactggactggacctaaagcaaagaagtttctgggataaactgaatgcttcaaaggtcagtggagcaagggcgggggtttggggaccatggttaaatgagacttctaagtcaattggcaaaataattctattacgaaagcattctgcatcccactttgaaatgtggcatctggggtcttaaatgctaacaatcggccatctaagatgcatcaattggtctcaacccacctggagcaaaggagaatgaagaacaccaaggtcacaggataactaagagcccaagagacggaaagggccacgtgaaccagagacctacatcatcctgagaccagaagaactagatggtgcccagccacaaccgatgactgccctgacagggagcacaacagagaacccctgagggagcaggagatcagtgcgatgcagaccccaaattctcacgaaaagaccatacttaatggtctgactgtgactagaggaatcccggcggtcatggtccccaaaccttctgtaggcccaggacaggaaccattcccgaagatgctgatgaagagtgagctatttgtatcaggtggacacttgagactgtgttggcatctcctgtctggaggggggatgggaggatagagggagttggaagctggcaaaattgtcacgaaaggagagactggaagggctgactcattaggaggagagaaattgggagtagggtgtaaggtgtatataaacttatatgtgacagtttgacatgatttgtaaacgttcacttgaagctcaataaaagttaattaaaaaaaaaaaagcttaaccaGTTTTCTCATATCTACCCAAGACAAATACAGAATTTTTTcttataaatacatgtatatgaATGTCGATAAAACTTTATCTGGAATACTCAAAAACTAGAATCAGACCAAATGTTCCCCTGCTtgagaatggataaatacattgtgATATATTCAAGCAAGGTAATAATAGCactcaataataaaaactaatGAATTAGTGgtacatatagttttttttttaaagtttgttatGCAAATATATAGATGAAAAGTAGAAATTGAtacattggactttgtcaaaatgaAAACTACCCTCGCTTAAACATTTATcccacagaaatgaaaaattatgtTCATTACAAAAACccttacacaaatgttcacagaaacattatttataatagctaaaatgTATAACGACCCCTTCTGAGTGAATAGGTAATCAAACTATACTAAATTCATACATGAAATaatactcagcagtaaaaaagaacaaattactgATGTATACAACAGCGCGGATGGACCTCAACAGCATCACGTGAAGTGAAAAAAGTCCATCACAAAAGCCtgctgttgttacctgccattgagtgactccaactcatgacgactttatgtaaaacagaacaaaacgttgcctggccctgtgctgtcctcacaatcattggtatgtatgaatccattgttgcagccgctgtgtcaatccatatctcATAGAGGCCTTCCTTCTTtgttgttggccctctacttcaccaaatatgatattCTCCTCCAGAAActtatctttcctgatgacatgccagAAGCAAGAAAGTCAGACAATGTTATTTTGGAGGCGACAAAATATCTACCtttaaagaatttttgttttgttaggtgttgttgagttgattgtgactcatagcaacctatagtacagggtagaaatgccccatagagttgactaggctgtaatctttatgggtgcaaaTGGCCAGGTTTTTCCTCtccggagtggctagtgggttcaaacagccaatctttcagttagcagtaggtGTTTGAacattccaccaccagggctccttccattaaaCAATaggcaagtgaaaaaaaaattatatatatatatgtaaattatatatataaaatataaataaatatacatataaatagaacaaacccattgctgtcaatttgattctggcccatagcaaccctataggactgagtagaactgccccacagggtttccaaggagtgcctggtggatttgaactgctgaccttttggttaacagctgaactcttaactactatgtcataCACATACCATTAcatagggcaaaaaaaaaaaaaaaacaaaactcacaaaTGGATACATTAcaaatatttacaatgacaaaatgcGGCAAAAGATTTATAGCAcagtaaatatatattcatagtGAAATGTTACACACAAAATATCACACGTTACAAGGGTGTGTTGACATGGTAGAGCATTATGTCAAGCACAGCAGAAAATGTATGAAGGTGAGAAAGAAGTTTTGGAATGAGGAGTggacagagggaaaaaaacaaaaaagattgaaatctaatgatggaaaataaaataaacaagcaaaaaacctaAACAGAGGGATGATGGCAATTGACTATGAAATGAGAAGCAAGTATAACATTTCTGTTTCtgggtcaaaaagaaaaaaaataaataagaaaactttGACAATAGCAATAAGAGCAACAATGACAATTGCAAACGAAGAAATACCATCTGAAGAGACCACCACCGTAGAAGAGGCAATATTGATAGCTCTATTTTATAGATACAATATTTTAACGcagatccctgggtggtaaatATGGAAAGTTAGCAAAGAGTAGAATGTAAGAATACATGAAAGAGATaaatacaaacatacatacacactatCTGAAGAAAGACTTGCTCTCAGAAGAATACAAATTATCCCGGACAATTAACAGAGAAACACCACATATTTTTGTTAAGCTATCAAATGCTTCAGGAAAATCAACTAATTGCTTGGCATCTCCTCAGGGAGAATCTCCAAGAGTGAAAAGAAAACCTTTAAATTGTTCTCATCATTCCATGTTAAGAAGCATGTGAGAGAGTCAAGACAGAGGCTTCATTACAGGTAAAAAGTAAGACAATTTCCATATTTTACCAATATCCAGAAAGTTTCAGTGACACTTGCTAGTCCCACCTTTATTCAATGGTGAATTCATTGCAGAATATTAGGATTTCTGATTCAGTTCTATGTGCATTCTACTTTTCAATCGTGCCTTAGACCAGCATCTCTCCCCCTTTTTTCTtcgtattatttttttcaaatattctcaaTTTGTTTCAGAGGCTAAATGCTCATAAGCATCTTTGAAACATGATCATtgtatggctaaataatatttttactttataaaaataattacatgaataaaaaagcaaacaaaaaaccaaagcagttgttccagagtcagttctgactcacagccaccacaTGTGTgtagagagctgtgctccataggggtttcaacggctgtgacctttcacaagtagatctttcttccttccaaggcacttctaagTGGACTAgacctgccaatctttcagttcgTAGCTGAGCTCCTCGTCGTTGGCACCTCGCAGGTGGCCTAATTATGTAAATAATAGagctcaaatatgaaagtaaaggaaGACTATGCAGTATTAAAAAATCCTGTGGCAGAATTATGAAGTTGTGTGTATTCAGTCTCCAGTGTTGATGTCTTTCCAAATCGTTAGTTATATACTGGCTCTAGGCTCTTTTTATACCCTTCCAAAATAGAGTTTAACATTTAATGCCTATTTAAATTACTATATAAGTGTGCATTTTTACTAATCTCTTGATGGGGAATAAATAAATTTCCATCTTATGCCTCATGTTGAGGTGTGGAAAACAATTTTTTGGAGTTTAGGAAAATTTTAAGTGCCCAGTTTTATGACAAGAGTATAATATATACAATGTTCTTCAATTTCCGGTGGGATCTGGCATAAAGAAGATGTAATTTTCTCAAAGAACATAGCTTTTTGAGGTAAGAAGTAGATACTCAACAAAGACAGTAAACTATGAAATTTAATTTGGTGCTCTCCATAGAGCTCCAAACCTGTTGACAGTCCTTTTAGCTTCTCTGACTTAACAGAAAAATCATTATTTACCAATGTAAGTGCTTTTTTCCTTCAGCCTTTCATCATTGCAACTAAGCAAGATTTGTATTGAGTTTACTGCATTCACTGTAGTTGTTTTCTTAATTGCAATATCTACTGATACCcaattctgtgtttttttttataacatttattgtgctttaggtaataGTTTGtatagcaaattaattttccaatcaATGATTCTTATCACTAGTTGTTTCATGACCATGGTTTCAATGCCTGCTATGTGTTACCACTCTCCATTTCCTCTCTTTGTTCCCTGTTTTCCTTAGGCTTGCTTGGTTGTCCgtccctgtcttctcatctctggTTTTAGGCGAGTGTCGccgttttggtctcatatagttggttgttctaagaagcactttcttcAAGGATGTTATTGTTTACTTTATAGCCCCATCTATTTTTGACTGAATGGTGGCACCCAGAAGAGACTATAGTTTCATGTTACAAGATTGTCTTATGAAAATTGTCTTGGAGATTCCCGCAATCTctttcagaccattaaatctggtctagtttttttttgttgttgttgttctacaaTTTTTACCCATTCCACCAGAGTCCTTCTATTATGACACTGGTCAGAGCTTGTCTGTAGTggaagccaggcaccacctactccttctggtctcagtttaAAGCAGTTAGTGGTTCATGTGGGGCCCTTCTTCCTTTGGAGTAACTGCTTCCTCtagtctttggctttctttgttctcctttgctccaggcaggaaaagatcaacagttgCTTTTCTGACATAAGCACTGTGTGTGCATAAGAAGGAATTAGGGTATTAGAAGGCTCAAACTCATACACAATGTTTTATATGAGGTAGTGTCTTTCCCCTGTAATCATTCGGTAATTAAGCATGATAATATTATATTTGCCTCTATGCTGGATTTTTCCTGACTCAGAGGCTGCTGGTACTGCTATTTTCACGGTAAGTAGCATCATTTCGAATGATTCATTCTTTTACCTTAAACTGCCATCCTCATCCTTCTCTGGTATTTGTTTGTTTAACCTGTGGCTTTTTAGGGATTGGGTTTAGTTATTATGTATATCTTAATTTCAATAtacttatatttatatacactgtgtgctgtatggaaaccctggttgcatagtggttacatgctacggctgctaaccaaagggtcggcagttcgaatctgccaggcactccttggaaactctgtggggcagttctactctgtcctatagtgctgctatgagttgtaatagactcgatggtactgggtttggtttttactgggTTTATGTGCTATATAATAATACAGAGAATTACCTGCATCCTTAATGTATCGAAGGagttaaaataaaaaccaggaaTCCGTGTATATCTTTTCAGTGCATTTGGTCTTATGCTCTTGagtaatatttttcctttaaactaAAGAATCTCTCTCCAAAAGGAATTTTTTAATGACACTTCATTATTTAAAATCAATGACAATGACCTCACATTTTCCCAATTTGCTGAAATTTCCTCTCATTTTCTTAGGATCTTCCATGAGCAAATACATCTGATTTGATAAAAACAACGTAGCATGTGttagttataaagaaaatgcccCTAAGGGGaagacatgttgttgttcttatgtgccattgagtagattccaattcatagtgaccctacgtacaacagaacaaaacactgccaggtcctacaccactctcacaatcattgttatgcttgaccccattgttgcagccaatatgtcaatccatctcatcgaaggttTTACTCTTTTTCCCCGACCCTCTGCTTTagcaagcgtgatgttcttctctagggactgatccctcctgacaacatttccaataAATATGAGAGTGATTCttgtcacccttgcttctaaggagcactctggctgtatttcttccaagaaagatttgtttgttcttttgccagtacatgatgtattcaatattcttcttcaacaccgtaattcaaaggtgtcaattctttttcagccttccttattcatcattcagccttcgcatgcttatgaggctattgaaaataccatggctagggtcaggagcaccttcgtcttcaaggtgacatcttcacttttcagcactttaaatattttgctgcagttttgcccaatgcaatgcatctgttgatttcttgactgctgcttccatgggtgttgattgtggatccaaataagatgaaatccttgcaacctcaaacttttctccactGATCATAatactgcttattggttcagttgtgagagtttttgcttgctttatgttgaggtataatccatactgaaggccatagtctttgattttcatcggtaagtggttcaagtcctcttcagtttcagcaagaaagattgtgtcatctgcatatcaccagTTGTAAATTAGTCTccttcaaatcctgatgccctgttcttcttcctatagtccagcttctctgactatttgctcagcagacagattgaattagtatggtgaaaggacacaatcctgacacacacttttcctgagggGAGGatgtattttaagtaaatttacaTTAGGGTAAactcatattaaaatattttaacttaagTAGACGATATGTTATCCAAAAGACTGTCACACTGATGGTCCACTTTTCCTCATGGAGTCGAAGATAGATAGTGTAGGGAATGGCCAGAGCCAGTTATATGGATAACACACTAGTCAATCTACTCCTCATAGCCCTGACATACAAGTCAAGTCAAACAAAAAGAATTTACATATGCCTATGTAAAGAAAACTCCTTTCAGGCACCTCACCGtcatcattaaaaaagaaaaacactatctaATTGATATTTGAGAGCTATTTCCCAACACTGTAAGCacactgaaaaaataaatcttCATTTATCTATCCAACAACACTGAAAGGACATGGTCATGTTGAAGATCTCGATAAAGAGATTTAATATCTTATTAGATAACACACAAGTCGAGGTATAACAGAGACTACAACTGTATGTGTCTATTACCAGGGATATTTTCCGgtataaagacaaataatccccACCAGGATCTATTAGATTTTCCTTGTGTTCAATACCTGTCAAGTAAGTTTTTTCAGTCTGTACCACCTGTGGCACAAGGGCTTTCATAGGACTACGTTTCAAGGTAaggcatattaaatatttccacACGTTTTGGCAATttgtactttaaaatttttataatgtaaTTAAAATGTGTATCATAATTTTGTAAATGACATTATGTAATTGTCATTATATAAATGCCAAACAGAAAACTTAGTAACCATCCATATACCTaaaacttttaatttatttttttaattcatgtatgtatatgtgtatgtatatatgtatatttttatgtatgtgtgtatgtttatacgTTTGCCTATATGTATTTCTACATCTATATGAGAGTTTCTCAATTTCAGCCCTATTGACATTTTGTTGCCCTGTATATATGAGAATGTTTGGTAACATCCCAAGACTCTGTTAGATATCAATAGTATCCTTCTCCTAGGTGTGACTTCTAAAATATCCTAGACATTGACGAATGTTCCTTGGGGAACATATTCATCCCAACTAATAACCAgttatctctctctttctctccttttttcctctctccctatCCCTCTATCTctatgtgttgttattgttgttgttaggtgccatggagtgagTTGTGGAAGATAGGTTTACATTCAACTACCTGTTTTGGAAAGTTTGGCTTTATCTTATTGATTTTGCATACAAAAACTCTACCAGATGATactgaataaaaaatattaactatGCTGATGTCTGTATTCAGAATAGGTTTCCTGATAGACCAAGATGGACGAACACAATCTAACAgtgctgaatgaattcattctgacgGGAATCACAGACCGTCCAGAGCTGCAGATGCCATTGTtcgggctgttcctcatcatctacatgatctcagtggtgggcaacttgggcatcatcatcctcaccaaggtAGACTCCAagctgcaaacacccatgtacttttttctcagacacctggctatcactgatcttggttattcaacagctgtgggacccaaaatgttggtaaattttgttgtggatgaaaACACAATCTCTtattatttttgtgctacacAGCTAGCTTTTTTTACTATGTTCATAACTACCGAACTGtttattctgtcagcaatgtcctgtgactgctatgtggccatttgtaaccctctgctctacacagtcatcatgtcacaGAGGGTGTGTCAGGTGCTGGTTGCAATCATCTATCTCTACAgcacatttgtttctcttctcatcaccataaagatttttaatttacccttctgtggctacaatgtcatcaggcatttctactgtgatgttctctccttgttctctttgctctgctcaaacaCACGTGAAATCGAGTTGATCCTGCTGGTCTTAGCAActtttgatttgatttcatcCCTCCTAATAGTTGTTGTTTCTTACCTGCTTGTTCTTGCAGCCATTCTCAGGATGAACTCAGCTGAGggcaggtacaaggccttctccacctgtggatcccacctgacagtggtggtagtgttctatgggactttaatATTTATGTACATGCAGCCCAAGACCAGTCACTCCTTTGACACTGATAAATTGACTTCTGTATTTTACACCCTGGttatccccatgttgaatcccttgatttatagcttaaggaacaaagatgtaaaatatgcCCTGCTTAagacctggagaaaaaaaagcaatgtaTTTTCTAAAGTTTGAAGTACCATATGATTCTTATAAATTTACATTATGGACTTTAAACCTTTTCTGTGTGCCTCCAATGAGAATAGCAACCACAAAtatattcaacatatatttataaattgcCTTCTATGTGCCAGTTACTCTTCTAAGTGCTCTAAACATATTGAGGAACAAAGGCGTAAAAACCTTTGCCTTCCTTGAAAGGGAGAGATGGatcacaaacaaaataattaaGTCAGTTTTATAGTACAGGAGAATGTGTTGGGGCCctgtggtagagtggttaaagtgcttgaacACTAACTGAAAAGTCCATGATTTGAAGCCACCATCCACtcaatgggaggaagatgtggtaatcggctcccgtaaagatttacagccttggaagccctatggggcagtcctaccctttcctatagggtcactatgagttgcaatagtctcgaaggcagtgggtttgggtttttggagaatgtgttggcaactaCGAAATCAGGCAAGGAGAGTGGATATGCGAAGTGGGGGTGGGAAAAAAGTACTAGGTACAAAATTGGAATCACAGTgattctggtgttttttttttcaactattagAATAAGCTTTGCAGGGCCATTAtgtgtttttgtctgtttgtgtcaGCCCTTGCCTTCTGTTTTAACCTTTGTAGTCTTCTGAGGGGTGTATTAGATTCAGACCAGGCTGAAAGGAGTCTCAGTGTATGTGATGATTTGAATTACTCTGTTATCTGAATTTGCTCAAATGCCCTCTTTCCAGACCTTGGAGCTCCATTCTTTCCTCGTTAATGCCTTTACTTTCACATGAAAATCTGTTAACTGAACATACCTTGCAGTTTAGCCATCCACAAGTTCAGCTCTGCATCTGACTTGGTTTTAATCTGCCGATTTTGTCTATATCAGAATATATACCAATTAAGATAAGCTTCTTGAAGACAACCATAGAGCCTCTCAGTTCTGAAATCCTTTTCCCACAGGTTATTCTTCTTTAACAATTATCTTTGTTATTGTATATGTTGTTGCCTTTTTGTATCTATatgaagaactttaaaaaaaaattttcctttaattatttttttatttccttgagtAACAGGATATTCTATTATGAGCTAAGTTGACTTTCACCGGTTTGGTATTCCTAAACTTTGCTCTATATTTATAATGCActatatttttattgatttttattcaCCCTATTATGAGAAGAAAAATGAGTTAATCCCATAGTTTTGCCCATGCTGTATTTCTAAATCAAGTAAGGTCTGTTATGTGGCAAGGATATAGTTATCTTGCCTTGTGGACATAGTAGCTCCATGTTACTCCTCAAATTTTTCcgtacatttttctttctttcttttttttaatttctaggatTTTATTGAAGCTACTAGGGCCTAGGAGCCCTGGAACttgtgcttaagagctcagctgctaaccaaaaggttgacagttcaaatacaacagctgctcctgggaaaacctatagagcagttctactctgtactatagggtcgtgatgttttggaaccaactcagtggcacctaacaacgacaactagAGTCTAAATTATTTTCTTGGTTCACAATCATAAAATAATATCCCCTGTGTAGCCAATGAAATTTGAATAAGTCAGTTAATTGGAATATGAGAAAAAAGATGCATGCTTTATTGTCATGTGagcataaatattttgaaaagtttGAAGTAATTAGAAGATTAAGATAGTCATGAACACTACCAGGTAATAATATTTCACATTGATTGAATGCTACATTATCATCATTCTTCAGGTTTTAATTAATCatcataacaactctatgaggtaggttctgttaatatttagatttttaggagatgaaatggaggctcagagagggctaATAAATTATCCAAGTTCAACTCACGAAAGATAAATTAATTGTCCAAGTTCACAGATGTTTTATGCATTAGAGTCAAGTTTCAAGCATGGTCTAGCTCCAGTTTCCATGCTCACAACAACTACTCCAAATTATCTCTTAATATCAATATTTTGCTTCAATGATGTCATCCTCAAGATGACAGAGAATAAAACTTCACTCTGGCAGGTATCAGactaaaagaagagaaatagcaGTGGGGTTTATAAAATAGTGAATACCTAGGACAATGTCTGAGAGAGAAAGTAAATTCCATAAAGACGATGAATTAATCAATTGACTGAAAAAGCTAATCAGTTGATTTTGGACACATGACTTGCTCAAACCAAATAATGGAAAACCATCACAAAGTGGATGCAGGACATAGTCTGAGCAGGTTTATAATAAATGTGCAGTGAGGGATACCAGGAATTATTATTAAATAGTAAGAAATATGATCAAAATAAGTGAACAAAGAAGCTCCTATTTTAATAAATGATTTCTGGATTTTTGCCTTGAGAAGTTCAGtctccttttaaaaaatagaagtagaatttaaaaaagaagaagaagaaaggtaaAACACTGTTGCTAATGACTTGTAGAAGTCGCCAGGGGCTTGTCAAGGTCAATGTTACTTCCGTATAGAAGGAGGTCTGTGAGGAGAAGATTTATTCCCACCTTCTGCTTCCTGGGCTTTGTTGCTGTGTGAGC comes from Elephas maximus indicus isolate mEleMax1 chromosome 7, mEleMax1 primary haplotype, whole genome shotgun sequence and encodes:
- the LOC126080297 gene encoding olfactory receptor 8K3-like, which gives rise to MDEHNLTVLNEFILTGITDRPELQMPLFGLFLIIYMISVVGNLGIIILTKVDSKLQTPMYFFLRHLAITDLGYSTAVGPKMLVNFVVDENTISYYFCATQLAFFTMFITTELFILSAMSCDCYVAICNPLLYTVIMSQRVCQVLVAIIYLYSTFVSLLITIKIFNLPFCGYNVIRHFYCDVLSLFSLLCSNTREIELILLVLATFDLISSLLIVVVSYLLVLAAILRMNSAEGRYKAFSTCGSHLTVVVVFYGTLIFMYMQPKTSHSFDTDKLTSVFYTLVIPMLNPLIYSLRNKDVKYALLKTWRKKSNVFSKV